The following coding sequences are from one bacterium window:
- a CDS encoding aldolase catalytic domain-containing protein translates to MASTEQISGSKGWLSYRPEIKVMDVTIRDGGLMNNHKFDISLVKSVYQTCCEAGVDYMEVGYKGSKKIFSQTENGLWKFCDEEVLREVVGEKKGDTKISVMADAERTDYHHDILPRDQSAIDMIRVASYIHQIPTALEMIKDAHDKGYETCINLMAISTVPECELDGALEALSQSEVDVMYLVDSFGTLYSEQIRALMHKFHKYAKVGGKEVGIHTHNNCNLAYANTIEAIICGANYLDASLAGLGRGAGNCQMELLLGFLHNPKYRMRPLLKCIQEDIEPFRKDFFWGFSIPYMISGILNRHPREAMEFMEKGNSTDIVKFYDEMTDA, encoded by the coding sequence ATGGCAAGTACTGAACAAATTAGCGGGAGCAAAGGCTGGCTTTCGTACCGTCCCGAAATCAAGGTCATGGATGTCACCATTCGTGACGGCGGCCTGATGAACAACCACAAGTTCGATATCAGTCTCGTGAAATCCGTCTATCAGACGTGTTGTGAGGCGGGCGTCGACTACATGGAAGTCGGCTATAAAGGGTCCAAGAAAATCTTCTCCCAGACGGAAAACGGTCTCTGGAAATTCTGCGACGAGGAGGTCCTGCGTGAGGTCGTCGGCGAAAAGAAGGGGGATACCAAAATCTCCGTCATGGCGGATGCCGAGCGTACGGATTATCACCACGACATTCTCCCGCGTGACCAGAGCGCCATCGACATGATCCGGGTCGCCTCCTACATCCACCAGATTCCCACGGCCCTGGAAATGATCAAGGATGCCCATGACAAGGGCTATGAAACCTGCATCAACCTGATGGCCATCTCCACGGTCCCGGAATGCGAACTCGATGGCGCCCTGGAAGCGCTCAGCCAGTCGGAAGTGGACGTGATGTATCTGGTGGACAGCTTTGGAACTCTCTACAGCGAACAGATCCGCGCATTGATGCATAAGTTCCACAAGTACGCCAAGGTGGGAGGCAAAGAAGTGGGCATCCACACCCACAATAACTGCAATCTGGCCTACGCCAATACCATCGAAGCCATTATCTGCGGGGCCAACTATCTGGATGCCAGTCTCGCGGGACTCGGGCGCGGGGCCGGCAATTGCCAGATGGAGCTGCTGCTCGGCTTCCTGCATAACCCGAAATACCGCATGCGGCCGCTGCTGAAGTGCATTCAGGAGGATATCGAGCCCTTCCGGAAAGACTTTTTCTGGGGATTCAGCATTCCCTACATGATCAGCGGAATTTTGAACCGGCATCCCCGTGAAGCCATGGAGTTTATGGAAAAGGGAAACAGCACCGATATCGTCAAGTTCTATGACGAAATGACGGACGCCTGA
- the tadA gene encoding tRNA adenosine(34) deaminase TadA — MFEPTHDHYMQLALREAQLSADADEVPVGAIIIKAGAIIGRAHNQTELLKDPTAHAEMIAITQAASAVGDWRLTETVLYVTKEPCPMCAGAIVLARIPVVVFGVADPLRGGAISVFNILNHPQLNHRPEVIQGILENACRAMLQEFFRKKRKDKSGKISDTLT, encoded by the coding sequence ATGTTCGAGCCAACCCATGACCATTATATGCAGCTGGCTCTCCGGGAGGCGCAACTCTCGGCCGATGCGGATGAGGTGCCGGTGGGGGCCATTATCATCAAGGCCGGGGCCATCATCGGCCGCGCGCATAACCAGACCGAATTGCTGAAGGATCCGACCGCCCATGCGGAAATGATCGCCATCACCCAGGCGGCCTCCGCCGTCGGCGACTGGCGCCTGACGGAGACCGTGCTCTATGTGACCAAGGAGCCCTGCCCCATGTGTGCCGGGGCGATTGTGCTGGCCCGCATCCCCGTGGTCGTGTTCGGCGTGGCAGACCCCCTGCGGGGGGGCGCCATCTCGGTGTTCAATATCCTGAATCATCCCCAGCTCAACCACCGTCCGGAGGTGATTCAGGGCATCCTTGAGAACGCCTGCCGTGCCATGCTTCAGGAGTTCTTCCGCAAAAAGCGTAAAGATAAAAGCGGCAAAATAAGTGACACCCTGACTTGA
- a CDS encoding lysophospholipid acyltransferase family protein, whose protein sequence is MLHFILKGLTRFFAWLSLPRALAFGRGLGWFFGSVLRLRRNEALEALHRSFPEKTEQELAGIADRMYQNLGMNLIEEFRLPSVSKAYLEENILWENEAYSHDVLTAGKGLLVLSAHLGNFDLLCTFAPKFDFPTTVITKNIKNVAINKFWMNARSRFGLKFVPAHNSYRQCLSALRKNEIVAFVLDQNMIDTEGIFVDFFGKKACTSPGLAYMSAQSGAAVVPVFMIRLENGRHLIKAHPAIPPPPDRKPETIQAYTQLYTKVIEEVVREYPDQWTWIHRRWRTEPKAGKENQTE, encoded by the coding sequence ATGCTTCATTTCATACTAAAAGGATTGACCCGTTTCTTTGCCTGGCTGTCGCTTCCGCGCGCCCTCGCCTTCGGACGGGGATTGGGCTGGTTTTTCGGGTCTGTGTTACGGCTTCGCCGCAACGAGGCGCTGGAGGCGTTGCACCGCAGTTTCCCGGAGAAAACGGAACAGGAACTCGCCGGGATTGCCGACCGGATGTATCAAAATCTCGGGATGAACCTCATTGAGGAATTCCGGCTCCCCTCCGTCTCAAAAGCCTATCTGGAAGAAAATATCCTGTGGGAAAACGAAGCCTACAGTCATGATGTTCTCACCGCAGGTAAAGGACTACTGGTGCTCTCCGCCCATCTGGGAAACTTCGATCTGTTATGCACCTTTGCCCCCAAGTTCGATTTCCCGACCACGGTGATTACCAAGAACATCAAGAATGTCGCCATCAATAAATTCTGGATGAATGCCCGGAGCCGGTTTGGTCTCAAGTTTGTGCCGGCCCACAATTCGTATCGCCAGTGCCTGAGCGCCTTGCGCAAGAATGAGATCGTCGCCTTTGTCCTGGATCAGAACATGATTGATACGGAGGGGATCTTCGTTGATTTCTTCGGCAAAAAAGCCTGCACCTCGCCCGGGCTCGCGTATATGTCCGCGCAATCCGGCGCGGCCGTGGTTCCCGTCTTCATGATCCGCCTGGAGAATGGCCGGCATCTCATCAAGGCCCACCCCGCCATCCCCCCGCCGCCGGACCGCAAGCCGGAAACGATCCAGGCCTACACGCAGCTTTACACGAAAGTCATTGAAGAGGTGGTCAGGGAATACCCCGACCAATGGACCTGGATTCACCGCCGCTGGAGAACCGAACCGAAAGCTGGAAAAGAAAATCAGACAGAATGA
- a CDS encoding OmpA family protein, whose translation MKYGRFFGFLMVAGLATGVMTTHSAKAQEKGDRHPWSISVMPGFMDMEGDFPTKDGFIGSVKLGYELNDWWSFEGGAFLAPSLDAQTTPRRDASTGGVWKDVNLLAEQTGDAGISSTTGYGFTLDALFHPTPWKRLDPYLTIGGQGIGFTDDLKDYDRFALGIRAGGGVIYNINDSWGVRADYRAAFAEGTDKGTVNSTTEVGVRYVFGADVPHKFVVSGGPKDSDADGLTDDEEINVYGTNPLDPDTDHDGLSDFDEVRKYKTDPLNPDTDFDGLKDGAEVYNYHTDPLLRDTDGGGVADGHEVIEDGTNPCAGHGADDLQLFELNIQFDYDKDVIKSEYFKDLDIIGKVLQRDPGATARIEGHADKQKKSSKPHNDQLSERRAKACANYLATKWGIKPSDMKAVGYGFSRPKAKNDPIVGNPVNRRVEVYIRKSGKPEPTAPMTQVEINKVGAVVPVETK comes from the coding sequence ATGAAATACGGACGATTTTTCGGGTTCTTAATGGTCGCTGGACTGGCGACAGGCGTGATGACAACCCATTCGGCAAAGGCGCAGGAGAAGGGGGACCGGCATCCCTGGAGTATCTCTGTGATGCCTGGTTTTATGGACATGGAAGGGGATTTCCCGACCAAGGACGGCTTTATCGGATCGGTCAAGTTGGGTTATGAATTAAATGACTGGTGGTCGTTTGAGGGGGGCGCCTTTCTCGCACCCTCGTTGGATGCGCAAACAACACCCCGCCGTGATGCCTCCACCGGTGGAGTCTGGAAAGATGTCAACCTTCTGGCCGAGCAGACCGGAGATGCGGGCATCAGCAGCACCACAGGATATGGCTTCACTTTGGACGCCCTCTTTCATCCCACTCCCTGGAAGCGTCTGGACCCCTATTTGACCATCGGGGGTCAGGGCATCGGATTTACCGATGACTTGAAGGACTATGACCGTTTCGCCTTGGGCATCCGGGCCGGTGGGGGCGTGATCTATAATATCAATGACTCATGGGGCGTGCGCGCTGATTACCGGGCGGCCTTTGCGGAAGGGACGGACAAGGGCACGGTTAACTCCACGACGGAGGTCGGTGTCCGTTATGTGTTTGGAGCCGATGTGCCGCATAAGTTTGTTGTCTCCGGTGGCCCCAAGGACAGTGATGCCGATGGGTTGACGGATGATGAAGAGATCAACGTCTATGGTACGAATCCCCTGGATCCTGACACGGACCATGATGGATTGAGCGATTTCGATGAAGTGCGCAAGTACAAGACGGATCCCCTGAATCCCGATACTGACTTTGACGGGCTGAAGGATGGCGCCGAAGTCTATAACTACCATACCGATCCGTTGTTACGTGATACCGATGGTGGTGGCGTGGCCGATGGTCACGAAGTGATCGAAGATGGCACGAATCCCTGCGCTGGGCATGGGGCGGATGACTTGCAGCTTTTCGAATTGAACATTCAGTTTGATTACGACAAGGATGTGATCAAGTCGGAGTATTTCAAGGACTTGGACATCATTGGCAAAGTGTTGCAGCGGGATCCCGGGGCGACCGCCCGCATTGAGGGGCATGCCGACAAGCAGAAGAAATCCAGCAAGCCGCACAATGACCAGTTGTCTGAGCGTCGTGCCAAGGCCTGCGCCAATTATCTGGCCACCAAGTGGGGCATCAAGCCCTCTGACATGAAGGCTGTTGGTTATGGCTTCAGCCGTCCGAAAGCGAAGAACGATCCGATTGTCGGCAATCCGGTGAACCGTCGCGTTGAGGTGTATATCCGCAAGTCCGGCAAGCCTGAACCGACCGCGCCGATGACGCAGGTGGAAATCAACAAGGTGGGCGCCGTGGTGCCCGTTGAAACGAAATAA
- a CDS encoding ABC transporter ATP-binding protein, with protein sequence MSSLPEKILKRSDFASYRRLLQYTRPYLGRLTLGVLFGFICAGANTGLLAFVNKGIPYFYSAETPRHTIILIALVLPAVALIRGIADFITRYQIRWVGSRVVMDLRNAIFEKLNELSLSYFVSSRSGELIARTTNDPMAAENAVSVVVEDLAKQPLTLIGAVGYLIYIDPWLAFISLVLFPICIIPVAIFGRKLRRFTREAQQRVADLVSVLQETIGGVRVVKAFGMEAYEGRRFGDQNLAFFGRTMKGVKANTSVEPMIVFISSFGCSLVLIYVWARGMPVSDFLTYAMALFMMYEPVKKISRIHLQVQQALSSADRIFDLLDTPVDVKERAGAVAFTGPVQSITFDKVMFAYGQERTILDGVDLEVRGGQRIAIVGGSGSGKTTLVNLLPRFYDVTGGTMMINGRDVREFTIPSLRRLMGIVTQDTVLFNDTVANNISYGSKEASREEMMAAAKRAYAHSFIMEMPQQYETVIGDLGVRLSGGQKQRLAIARAMLRNPPIMILDEATSALDTESERLVQSALHELMTGRTVFAIAHRLSTITDCDRIIVLDKGRIIEAGTHDELLALNGQYKHLYDLQFAG encoded by the coding sequence ATGTCATCATTACCTGAAAAAATTCTAAAGCGCAGTGATTTTGCGTCCTATCGGCGGCTACTTCAATACACGCGTCCTTATCTGGGACGGCTGACACTGGGCGTGCTGTTCGGGTTTATCTGTGCCGGGGCGAATACAGGGCTGTTGGCCTTTGTGAATAAGGGAATCCCGTATTTTTACAGTGCGGAGACGCCCCGCCATACCATCATCCTGATTGCGCTGGTGTTGCCGGCGGTGGCCTTGATCCGTGGGATTGCTGATTTTATCACCCGCTATCAGATCCGCTGGGTTGGGTCACGCGTGGTCATGGATTTGCGCAATGCGATTTTCGAAAAATTGAACGAACTCTCCTTGTCCTATTTTGTTTCCAGCCGTTCCGGTGAACTGATTGCCCGCACCACCAATGATCCGATGGCCGCTGAAAATGCCGTCTCCGTGGTGGTGGAGGATCTGGCCAAACAGCCCCTGACGTTGATCGGGGCCGTTGGGTACCTGATTTATATTGATCCGTGGCTGGCGTTCATCAGTCTGGTATTGTTTCCGATCTGCATCATCCCGGTGGCCATCTTCGGCCGCAAGTTGCGCCGCTTCACGCGGGAGGCGCAACAGCGTGTGGCTGATCTGGTGTCCGTATTACAGGAGACGATTGGAGGCGTACGCGTCGTCAAGGCCTTCGGGATGGAGGCCTACGAGGGTCGTCGTTTCGGTGATCAGAACCTAGCCTTTTTCGGGCGAACGATGAAGGGGGTGAAAGCCAATACCTCGGTCGAACCGATGATTGTTTTTATCTCCTCCTTTGGATGCAGCCTGGTGTTGATCTACGTCTGGGCGCGCGGCATGCCCGTCAGTGACTTCCTGACGTATGCGATGGCCCTGTTCATGATGTACGAACCGGTCAAGAAGATCAGCCGCATTCATCTCCAGGTTCAGCAGGCCTTGTCCTCGGCAGACCGGATTTTTGATCTGCTGGATACGCCGGTGGATGTGAAGGAACGCGCCGGGGCGGTCGCGTTCACCGGTCCTGTGCAGTCCATCACCTTTGACAAGGTGATGTTCGCCTACGGGCAGGAGCGCACGATCCTGGATGGGGTGGACCTCGAGGTACGCGGGGGACAGCGCATCGCGATCGTGGGCGGGTCGGGGTCCGGCAAGACCACGCTGGTCAACCTTCTGCCCCGGTTTTATGACGTGACCGGCGGGACCATGATGATCAATGGCCGGGATGTCCGTGAGTTCACGATCCCGTCGCTCCGGCGGCTGATGGGGATTGTGACGCAGGATACGGTGTTGTTCAACGACACGGTGGCTAATAATATCAGCTATGGGTCGAAGGAGGCGTCGCGGGAGGAAATGATGGCGGCTGCCAAGCGGGCGTATGCCCACTCCTTTATCATGGAGATGCCCCAGCAGTATGAGACGGTCATCGGCGATCTTGGTGTCCGGTTGTCCGGGGGGCAGAAACAACGTCTGGCCATTGCCCGCGCGATGCTCAGGAATCCACCCATTATGATTCTGGATGAAGCCACCAGTGCGCTCGACACCGAGTCGGAACGGTTGGTGCAGTCGGCGTTGCATGAACTGATGACAGGGCGGACGGTGTTTGCCATTGCGCACCGGCTCTCTACCATTACGGACTGCGACCGGATTATCGTTTTAGATAAAGGACGGATTATTGAGGCTGGAACGCACGACGAACTATTGGCCCTGAATGGCCAGTATAAGCACCTTTATGATTTGCAGTTTGCCGGATGA
- the recR gene encoding recombination mediator RecR yields the protein MNGLEYLDRITTALGKLPGIGRRSAERMAYRLAGDPEGVLRELALALQEARENIRLCNLCGSLTTVAEMPCRICTHPSRDGAMVCVVQDPSDIVALERTGIYKGRYHALMGIISPMHGEGPGDIRLQALFKRLDTEGFQEVILALGTDAESEATASYIAEVLKPRKLRITRLATGIPVGSGIGYSDGLTLARAMKGRQSL from the coding sequence ATGAACGGGCTTGAGTATCTCGATCGGATCACCACGGCCCTGGGTAAACTCCCGGGCATCGGGCGGCGTTCTGCCGAACGCATGGCCTACCGCCTGGCCGGTGATCCCGAGGGTGTGCTGCGGGAACTCGCCCTGGCGTTGCAGGAGGCCCGCGAGAATATCCGGCTTTGTAACCTCTGCGGCAGCCTCACCACCGTGGCGGAAATGCCCTGCCGGATCTGTACCCATCCTTCGCGGGACGGGGCGATGGTGTGTGTGGTGCAGGATCCCAGTGATATCGTGGCCCTTGAACGGACCGGCATCTATAAGGGGCGCTATCATGCCTTGATGGGGATCATTTCGCCGATGCATGGGGAGGGACCGGGCGATATCCGTCTCCAGGCGCTGTTTAAACGGCTGGATACCGAGGGCTTTCAGGAGGTCATCCTGGCACTGGGAACGGATGCGGAAAGCGAGGCGACGGCCAGTTACATTGCCGAGGTGCTGAAACCGCGGAAACTCCGCATCACCCGTCTGGCCACCGGTATTCCGGTGGGGAGCGGAATTGGCTATTCGGATGGCCTGACGTTGGCCCGCGCCATGAAGGGGCGGCAAAGCCTGTAA
- a CDS encoding YbaB/EbfC family nucleoid-associated protein, with the protein MNVMKMMKQAQTMQKDMERVQAELAQKRVEFSSGGGMVTAVATGDGSISGIKIDPRVIVASDKELLEDMVLAAVDGAIKKSREMAAADMQKVTAGLAMPGLFGH; encoded by the coding sequence ATGAACGTAATGAAGATGATGAAGCAGGCCCAGACGATGCAGAAGGACATGGAGCGCGTTCAGGCCGAGCTGGCTCAAAAACGGGTGGAGTTTTCCAGCGGGGGCGGAATGGTGACGGCCGTCGCGACGGGGGATGGCAGTATTTCCGGTATCAAGATTGATCCCCGCGTGATTGTGGCGTCCGACAAGGAATTGCTGGAGGATATGGTGTTGGCCGCCGTGGACGGCGCGATCAAGAAGAGCCGTGAGATGGCCGCCGCGGACATGCAGAAGGTGACCGCCGGTCTGGCGATGCCGGGCCTGTTTGGACACTAA
- the dnaX gene encoding DNA polymerase III subunit gamma/tau has protein sequence MAYEVLARKWRPQQFADVVGQGHVTQTLQNAITANRIAHAYLFVGPRGTGKTSLARLFAKALNCKNGPTITPCDACDSCREIVSGTSMDVLEIDGASNNGVEQVRDLRDNVKFAPVHGAYKIYIIDEVHMLSTAAFNALLKTLEEPPAHVKFFFATTEAHKVLPTIVSRCQRFDLRRIRTELIVERLNLIVKEEHISLDSDAALAIARGAEGGLRDAESALDQLIAFRGDTITEADVLAVFGLVSRQTLEALAMAVLKGDVTELVRIIGELDASGKDMQRLVLELLDQFRSLLIFICAPTSAASLDIVESQLESFKKQAGLATPDRLMRIAEILSQAEDRMRYSLSRRTLVETSLIRCALSTLVSVDELLQRVDALRQSLGISPAVAVAPTAVREAAPAPAARPAPPPVRVAPAAPPPAARPAPVKPASAPASAPTPANELDHLMAQWRSEIVERVGRVPTAALARNLLLDARPLAVEPMRVVIGFDPEFSGNLEKIKVPHYLKAIQGVLTTFLKRPVNVEFQLISSAGPVDVPADHVEEKTGAKSRQDWYKEPVVRKTLEFFNGSITDIRE, from the coding sequence ATGGCGTATGAAGTGTTGGCAAGAAAATGGCGGCCGCAACAGTTTGCGGATGTGGTCGGGCAGGGGCATGTCACGCAAACGCTGCAGAATGCCATTACGGCCAACCGGATCGCCCACGCCTACCTTTTCGTCGGACCGCGCGGCACGGGGAAAACCTCGCTGGCCCGGCTTTTTGCCAAGGCCCTGAATTGCAAGAACGGGCCGACCATCACCCCTTGTGATGCCTGTGACTCCTGTCGCGAGATTGTCTCGGGCACCTCGATGGATGTTCTGGAAATCGACGGGGCCTCGAACAACGGCGTCGAGCAGGTCCGGGATTTGCGTGACAATGTGAAATTCGCGCCCGTGCACGGGGCCTACAAGATCTACATCATCGATGAAGTCCATATGCTCAGCACGGCGGCATTCAATGCCCTGCTGAAAACGCTCGAGGAGCCGCCAGCCCATGTGAAGTTTTTCTTTGCCACCACCGAAGCGCACAAGGTGTTGCCCACGATCGTATCGCGGTGCCAGCGTTTTGACCTGCGGCGCATCCGGACGGAATTGATTGTGGAGCGGCTGAACCTGATTGTGAAGGAGGAGCACATCTCGCTCGACAGCGATGCCGCCCTGGCGATCGCCCGGGGGGCCGAAGGGGGACTGCGGGATGCGGAATCCGCCCTCGATCAGCTGATCGCCTTCAGGGGGGATACGATTACCGAGGCGGATGTCCTGGCCGTGTTCGGACTGGTGTCGCGCCAGACTCTGGAAGCCCTGGCGATGGCGGTCCTCAAGGGCGATGTGACGGAGCTGGTCCGTATCATTGGTGAGCTGGATGCCTCCGGCAAGGACATGCAGCGGTTGGTGCTGGAGTTACTGGACCAATTCAGGTCTCTGCTGATTTTCATCTGTGCGCCCACGTCCGCCGCCAGTCTGGATATTGTCGAGAGTCAGCTGGAAAGTTTCAAGAAACAGGCCGGGCTGGCCACGCCTGACCGGTTGATGCGGATCGCGGAAATCCTGTCGCAGGCGGAAGACCGCATGCGTTATTCCCTTTCCCGCCGGACCCTGGTTGAGACGTCGCTCATCCGGTGCGCGCTCTCCACGCTGGTGTCCGTCGACGAGTTGTTGCAACGGGTGGATGCGTTACGGCAGTCGTTGGGGATTTCTCCCGCCGTTGCCGTTGCGCCCACCGCCGTACGGGAAGCCGCTCCCGCCCCTGCAGCGCGGCCTGCGCCGCCGCCCGTGCGTGTGGCGCCCGCGGCGCCCCCTCCGGCCGCCCGGCCCGCTCCGGTTAAACCGGCTTCGGCTCCGGCGTCCGCGCCCACGCCGGCCAATGAACTGGACCATCTGATGGCGCAATGGCGGAGTGAAATTGTGGAACGTGTCGGGCGGGTGCCGACGGCCGCCCTGGCGCGTAACCTGCTGCTGGATGCCCGTCCGCTGGCGGTGGAGCCCATGCGGGTTGTGATCGGGTTTGATCCTGAGTTTTCCGGTAATCTTGAGAAAATCAAGGTGCCGCACTACCTCAAGGCCATTCAGGGAGTGCTGACCACCTTTTTGAAACGGCCGGTCAATGTTGAGTTTCAGCTGATTTCATCGGCAGGGCCGGTGGATGTGCCGGCGGATCATGTCGAGGAAAAGACGGGCGCGAAGTCACGGCAGGATTGGTACAAGGAGCCGGTGGTGCGAAAGACCCTCGAGTTTTTCAACGGGTCCATTACGGATATCCGGGAGTAG
- the mnmA gene encoding tRNA 2-thiouridine(34) synthase MnmA, translating into MLSHHHPTIAVGLSGGVDSSVAAYLLKKQGLDVLGLTMQIWDGSLPLLDEGLSGCYGPGEPRDIAAAKALADRLGIPHHVISLAPEYNTEVLDYFRAEYRAGRTPNPCVRCNRSMKFGLLLDRARTQGIAFDTFATGHYAQVGQDSATGRWQLRRSVDPAKDQTYFLSHLSQTQLSQVLFPLGGMTKPEVKAIAREIGWDDVADKPESQNFIESKDYGVLFGEKEQTPGPIVTLQGQVLGQHRGIIHYTIGQRKGLGIGGTADPLHVLRIDACTNTVVVGAYSELFSSRLVARELNWIGLPAAPTQPLRVHAKIRQQHKEAPAVIQALPGTDLIEAIFDEPQMSITPGQIVVFYADDLVLGSGTISTP; encoded by the coding sequence ATGCTTTCACACCATCATCCAACGATCGCCGTCGGCTTGAGTGGAGGGGTTGACTCCTCCGTGGCCGCCTATCTGCTCAAAAAACAGGGACTTGATGTCCTTGGCCTGACGATGCAGATCTGGGACGGCTCGCTTCCCCTCCTCGACGAAGGGCTTTCGGGCTGCTACGGCCCGGGGGAACCCCGTGATATTGCCGCCGCCAAAGCCCTGGCCGACCGGTTGGGAATTCCCCACCATGTGATTTCACTGGCGCCGGAATATAACACGGAGGTGCTCGATTATTTCCGTGCCGAATACCGCGCCGGCCGCACCCCCAATCCCTGCGTACGCTGCAACCGCAGCATGAAATTCGGCCTGCTGCTGGACCGTGCCCGAACACAGGGGATCGCCTTCGATACCTTTGCCACCGGCCACTATGCCCAGGTGGGACAGGATTCCGCCACCGGCCGCTGGCAGTTGCGCCGCTCCGTGGATCCGGCCAAGGATCAGACCTACTTCCTCTCGCACCTCTCCCAGACCCAGCTCAGCCAGGTCCTTTTCCCGTTGGGCGGCATGACCAAACCCGAGGTCAAAGCCATCGCGCGGGAAATCGGATGGGATGATGTGGCCGACAAACCGGAGAGCCAGAATTTCATTGAGAGCAAGGACTACGGGGTCCTTTTTGGCGAGAAGGAGCAGACGCCGGGGCCCATTGTGACCCTTCAGGGCCAGGTCCTGGGCCAGCACCGCGGCATCATCCATTACACCATTGGCCAACGTAAAGGGCTGGGCATCGGCGGCACCGCAGATCCCCTGCACGTCCTCAGGATCGATGCCTGCACCAACACGGTAGTGGTCGGGGCGTATTCGGAACTGTTTTCAAGCCGGCTCGTCGCCCGGGAGTTGAACTGGATCGGCCTCCCCGCCGCTCCCACCCAACCACTCCGGGTTCACGCCAAAATCCGGCAACAACACAAAGAGGCTCCGGCCGTCATTCAGGCACTGCCGGGCACCGACCTGATTGAGGCCATTTTTGACGAGCCCCAGATGTCCATCACTCCCGGCCAGATTGTGGTTTTCTATGCCGATGACCTGGTGCTCGGAAGCGGGACCATTTCCACCCCATGA
- a CDS encoding endonuclease/exonuclease/phosphatase family protein has product MKFLLYNVRYGAGIGRRFHLPFPGSGYLKRTGPMLDQITAFIHAQQPDIVGLVEVDGGSFRSSRQNQAEYIASALGHYHTYKSKYGDHSWVRFMPIANRQMNAFLTRDVIKEQRFLYFDHGVKRLVIQLELEEVTLFLVHLSIKFRHRQHQLCELYSLVKDLKTPYMIAGDFNVFWGDPEIELFLAATNLKSANISHAATYPSWSPKMELDLILHSPGIVIRDFQMPPVTFSDHLPLVCNFDIVK; this is encoded by the coding sequence ATGAAATTCCTACTCTATAACGTACGCTACGGGGCAGGCATCGGGCGGCGCTTCCATCTCCCCTTTCCGGGCTCCGGCTACCTGAAACGGACCGGCCCCATGCTGGACCAGATCACCGCCTTCATCCATGCCCAGCAGCCGGACATTGTCGGTCTGGTGGAGGTGGATGGCGGGTCCTTCCGCTCCAGCCGGCAGAATCAGGCCGAATATATTGCTTCCGCCCTGGGGCACTACCACACGTACAAATCCAAATACGGGGACCACTCCTGGGTCCGGTTCATGCCCATTGCCAACCGCCAGATGAATGCCTTCCTGACCCGTGATGTCATCAAGGAACAGCGCTTCCTCTATTTTGATCACGGGGTGAAACGGCTGGTCATCCAATTGGAATTGGAGGAAGTCACCCTGTTCCTGGTGCATCTCTCCATTAAATTCCGCCATCGCCAGCACCAGTTATGCGAGCTGTATTCGCTGGTGAAGGACTTGAAAACGCCCTATATGATCGCAGGCGATTTCAATGTCTTCTGGGGCGATCCTGAAATTGAATTATTCCTCGCCGCCACCAACCTGAAAAGTGCCAACATCAGCCATGCCGCCACTTACCCGAGCTGGTCACCCAAGATGGAACTGGACCTCATCCTGCACAGCCCGGGCATCGTCATCCGCGATTTCCAAATGCCCCCCGTCACCTTTTCGGACCACCTGCCGCTCGTCTGCAACTTCGATATTGTGAAGTAA